The DNA window ATTAATCTGCGCTGGATCAATCCTATGCCTAAAAACTTGGGCAAGGCAATATCTCGCTTCAAGAAAGTTCTTATCCCCGAGCTGAACACTGGCCAGTTGGCCACCCTGATTCGTAGCCGTTACCTGGTGGATGTCGAAACCTTGAGCAAGGTCAAGGGCGATCCATTCCGCGAGTATGAAGTTGTCGACAAAATCAAAGAAGTTCTGGGTGAGTGATATATGACTACAAATAATAATACCCCAATGGATAAAAACGCTTTTGCATCTCCAGCAGAAGTGAAATGGTGCCCTGGCTGCGGTGATTATGCCGTAATGGCTTCAACTCGAGCTGCTATGGCAAACCGTGGTGTACCACGCGATGAGGTTGCTATTGTTTCTGGTATCGGCTGCTCCAGTCGCTTTCCTTACTACATGGAAACATACGGTTTCCATACTATTCATGGCCGTGCTGCTGCTATTGCTTCTGGTCTAAAAGTGGGCAACCCCGCTCTGGATGTCTGGGTTATTTCCGGTGATGGCGACTCAACAGCCATTGGTGGCAACCACTTTATCCATGCTGTACGCCGCAACATCAACCTTAACTACGTCCTCATTAACAACAAGATTTACGGTCTCACGAAAGGTCAGTACTCTCCTACTTCCGAGTTGGGACAGCTGACAAAAACCACCCCATATGGTGTTGTCGATTACCCCATGCAGCCACTGAAAGTTGCCATGGGCTTGGGTGGAACATTTATTGCCCGCAGTGCTGACAAAGATATTAAGCTCAGCGAAGAGATTCTTACCCGCGGCGCAAATCACAATGGGTTCTCCTTGTGCGAGATTTACAGTAACTGTGTTATCTTTAACGAAGGCGCCACAGATCACCTGAGTGGTAAAGATAAGGCAGAGTACTCGGTTGTTTGCCGACAT is part of the Desulfurispira natronophila genome and encodes:
- a CDS encoding 2-oxoacid:ferredoxin oxidoreductase subunit beta translates to MASTRAAMANRGVPRDEVAIVSGIGCSSRFPYYMETYGFHTIHGRAAAIASGLKVGNPALDVWVISGDGDSTAIGGNHFIHAVRRNINLNYVLINNKIYGLTKGQYSPTSELGQLTKTTPYGVVDYPMQPLKVAMGLGGTFIARSADKDIKLSEEILTRGANHNGFSLCEIYSNCVIFNEGATDHLSGKDKAEYSVVCRHGEKLIFGKDKQLCIVQDGIRLKAAKVSDVSESDIVVHDERNAELAYLLSAMNNADGQPVAFGVLYCDPDKKSYDDMVYEQVNDVKAKKSGESLDDLLSSGNTWTVSSTICTSTGCKTM